From Macrobrachium rosenbergii isolate ZJJX-2024 chromosome 55, ASM4041242v1, whole genome shotgun sequence, a single genomic window includes:
- the CCT8 gene encoding T-complex protein 1 subunit theta — MALHVPKPLGVSSMLKDGARLFSGLDEAVFRNISACKEFSTTLKTAYGPQGRNKMVINHLEKLFVTNDAATIIRELEVEHPAAKLMVLASQMQEQEMGDGTNWVIIFTGALLEAAEDLLRMGLTPTDVADGYQLAMNKALDVLPSLQCWEVTDPRDLTQVTKALRTAVMSKQYGNEDFLAKLVAQACVSILPEKTTFNVDNVRVCKILGSGIHKSEVVQGMVFRRTAEGTVTSKEKAKVAVYSCPFDITTTETKGTVLITNAGELANFSRGEENRMEDDVKALANAGVTVVVAGGKIGDLAQHYLNKYNIMAVRITSKWDLRRLCKTVGATILPKMICPTQEEIGLCDRVFIDEVGDTPVTIFRQEGAESRIATVVIRGSTENYMDDIERAVDDAVNTFKGLCRDGRCIAGAGSSEVELSRIIEQYGSQCPGLEQYAIKKFAEALRVFPKVLADNCGAPDQEVLSNLMAAHTEGKTNFGFDCEGEGAAVLDACEKEVFDLYLTKYWALKYAASAAIEILKVDQIIMAKRAGGPKARGMGPQDPDDD; from the exons ATGGCTCTACACGTTCCGAAACCTCTCGGCGTATCGTCTATGCTCAAAGATGGAGCTCGG CTCTTCTCTGGGCTGGATGAAGCAGTGTTCCGTAATATATCAGCATGTAAGGAGTTTAGCACAACACTCAAAACAGCCTATGGGCCTCAGGGTCGCAACAAGATGGTGATCAATCACCTAGAGAAGCTGTTTGTAACTAATGATGCTGCCACAATTATTAGAGAACTTGAG GTTGAACACCCAGCTGCGAAGTTGATGGTGCTGGCATCACAAATGCAAGAACAAGAGATGGGAGATGGAACTAACTGGGTGATCATCTTCACTGGAGCATTATTAGAGGCAGCAGAGGATCTTCTTCGCATGGGATTGACCCCAACAGATGTAGCTGATGGGTATCAGTTGGCCATGAATAAAGCACTTGATGTTCTTCCAAGTCTCCAGTGTTGGGAAGTAACAGACCCCAGGGATTTAACTCAG GTGACCAAAGCTCTTCGCACAGCTGTTATGAGCAAACAGTATGGCAATGAAGACTTTTTGGCTAAGCTGGTTGCTCAGGCTTGTGTTTCCATTCTTCCTGAGAAGACCACTTTCAATGTTGATAATGTGCGTGTCTGTAAAATTCTTGGCTCTGGTATTCACAAATCCGAGGTTGTACAG GGAATGGTATTTAGACGCACAGCAGAAGGCACAGTGACATCCAAAGAGAAAGCAAAAGTGGCTGTATATTCTTGTCCATTTGACATtacaacaacagaaacaaaaggcACAGTTCTCATTACAAATGCTGGTGAATTGGCCAACTTTTCACGTGGAGAAGAGAACAGAATGGAAGATGat GTTAAAGCATTAGCAAATGCTGGTGTGACTGTAGTTGTTGCTGGAGGAAAGATTGGAGATCTAGCTCAACATTACTTGAACAAATACAACATCATGGCTGTCAGAATCACAAGCAAGTGGGATCTGAGACGACTTTGCAAAACTGTTGGTGCTACTATTCTTCCAAAGATGATTTGCCCAACACAGGAAGAAATTGGTCTGTGTGATCGAGTCTTTATTGATGAAGTGGGTGACACCCCTGTCACTATATTCAG GCAAGAAGGGGCTGAATCTCGAATTGCAACTGTTGTGATCCGAGGCTCTACTGAAAATTACATGGATGATATTGAGCGAGCAGTGGATGATGCTGTGAACACTTTCAAGGGACTGTGCAGG GATGGAAGGTGTATTGCAGGTGCAGGAAGCAGTGAAGTAGAGCTTAGTCGAATAATTGAGCAGTATGGTTCACAGTGCCCTGGTCTTGAACAATATGCTATCAAGAAGTTTGCTGAAGCTCTCAGAGTGTTCCCCAAA GTTTTGGCTGATAATTGTGGAGCTCCTGATCAAGAGGTTttatcaaatttaatggcagcaCACACAGAGGGCAAAACAAACTTTGGTTTTGATTGTGAGGGTGAAGGTGCTGCTGTGTTAGATGCATGCGAGAAGGAAGTGTTTGATCTTTACCTTACTAAGTACTGGGCTCTGAAGTATGCTGCCTCAGCAGCAATTGAAATTCTTAAAGTAGACCAAATAATAATGGCGAAGAGAGCTGGTGGTCCAAAGGCCCGAGGAATGGGACCTCAGGATCCTGATGATGATTAA